From Apilactobacillus bombintestini:
CAAGAAGATGTGCAATTCTTCGGCATTCAATACACGTTTATTCCCATATCTTACTCGTCTTATATTTATGTAGATAAGAGATTTAGTTTAGATGAAGATGCGCAACATAAAATTGCTATGAAAATCGATGATCCACGCAAGACTAGAAAGATAGCGTCCATTCAGCGACAAATAGTGACCAAGACGCGTTACCGGCAAACTATCATGGTGGACACGGCCGAATCGAATCAAAAGATTTATTTGACGGTATATAGTTATAAAAATGATCAACCGTTATTAAGCAAGCTGACATTAAATAAGAGCCAAACGGTTACCTATCAATATAACGTTAGTCAAAAAAATACTTTGTTAGATAAACGCCAGATAGATTGGGACCTTATCAAAAGTCATAGTATCGAATTCTGGCAACAAGTGTGGCAAAACAGTGAAGTTTCCATTACGGGAAATGATGAATTAAATTTAGCGCTGCATTTTAATATTTTTCAATTAAATCAATCCACCGGGCGTGATGGTAAAACCAATATAGCAGCTAAAGGGTTAAGTGGTCCCGGATATGAAGGCCATACTTTCTGGGATACTGAGATGTATATGATATCTTATTACATTTATTCACAACCCGAGATTGCTAAAAAGTTATTAATGTATCGATATAATACCCTCGACTTTGCACGAAACCGGGCACGTCAGTTGGGGGTAAATGAAGGTGCATTATTTGCCTGGCGATCGATTAATGGTGAAGAAACTTCAGCGTATTACCCAGCTAGTACCGCTGCTTATCATTTAGACGGTGATATAGCTTATGCGATAGGTAATTACTATGAAGCTACTCATGATGATGACTTTCTAGCTCAATACGGCTTTGAGATGTTATTGGAAACGGCTCGTTTCTGGCGACGCTTTGGCTGTTGGGTGAATAAACGTGATTATCAACAATTTGAATTTCACACGGTAACTGGACCGGATGAATATACGGTGATGGTGGATAATAATTATTTCACTAACCGAATGGCGCAACATAACTTACGTTTAGCATATCGTTTAGGAAAACGATTGAGCGAAATTAACCCTCGACGTTTTGCAAAATTTAATGTATCGACGGAAGAAATGGATGACTTTGTGAAAATAGCGGACCACATATATTTCCCATTTAGTGATAAATTCCAAATTAATGCGCAAGATGATACTTTCTTTTCGAAAGCCATTTGGCCATTTTCACATACGCCACGCGATAAATATCCGTTATTATTGCATTACCATCCTTTAACTATTTACCGTTACCAAGTTAATAAACAAGCCGATACTTTATTGGCGGATTTATTATTCCCGGAAACTATCACGGCAGAACAATTAAAACGAGAATATGACTACTACGAAAGCATCACCACGCATGATTCATCGTTATCGAGATCTATCTTTAGTACGTTGGCGGCCCGTATGGGATATATGAATAAGGCTTACGACTATTTCTTAGACACGGTAAGAATGGATTTAACCGATTTACAAGGCAACACCGAAGACGGCTTACATTTAGCTAACTTAGGGGGTAGCTGGATGAGTGTGGTTCAAGGATTTGCGGGGATGCAAGTAACTCCACAGGGCGTTTTAAAATTAATTCCTCATTTACCTAAAGAATGGGAAGGATTCAATTTTAGAATGGTCTTTCATAACCGATTATTAAATATCAACATTAGCGGCAACCAAACTACTATTAGCTTACTGGATGGTAAACCTATGAATGTTTTAGTAAATGACAAGTCTTATCATCTAGAAAAGATTCTAAAGATTTTAACCAAGAGGTGACGAGATGAAATTTACTGATATTCGAGGATTTATTTTAGATTTAGACGGCGTAATTTCTAATACTTCAGTGCTGCATAGTCGTGCATGGCAACAAATTGCTCACAAAGTAGAAACGCCATGGCATCCTAAATTATCTGAAGAATTAAAAGGTGTAGGGCGGATGGATTCACTCAATTTAATTTTGCGACGTGGGCGACGTAGAGTTAAATATTCTCTAGAAGATAAAGTTCGTTTAACCGAAGAGAAGAATAAATTATATATTGAATTGGTAAACAAAATGACGCCGGATGATATTTTACCGGGAATCAAAAAATTCTTGGATAGTTTAAAAGCCAATCATTATCCTATAGCTTTGGCATCGGCGTCTCGGAATGCACCGTTAGTTTTAGAAAAACTACAATTAACTGATTATTTTGATCAGATTGTAGATCCTGCTAAGTTACGGAAGGGTAAACCGGACCCAGAAATTTTTGCTACGGGGGCTAAATTATTGGGTCTACTGCCGGAAGAATGCATTGGTATAGAAGACTCAGCAGTGGGGATAACAGCGATTAATGCTGCTGGTGAGACTTCGATTGGTATTGGTGCACGACACGTGTTGCGGGATGCGCATATTAATTTCGCGGATACCAGAGATTTAACTTTGGAAAATATTAAAAAACGCCTTTAAATAAAAAAGACTCCTAAAAAGGAGTCTTTTTATTATCGTTATTTATCTAGCCCAGTGATTAATAGGGCCAAATTTGTGACCTACGGCAATTTCATTTTTAATAGCTTTGTCGACATAATCATCGGCAGTGCGAATAGCATCTTCTACGGAAGCACCTTTTCCTAATTCTGCAGTAATAGCAGCAGATAGGGAATCACCAGTACCGTTTTTATGAGTAGTGCTATAGAATGGACCATCAATCCAGAAATCTTTACCAGATTCTAGAAGAATGTAATCACGCACTTTTTCGGTTTCACCGGCGATATGCTTGCCTTTAATGATAATGTTTTTAGCACCTAACTTTTGCAATTTTTTAGCAGCTGTTTTAACATCATCATCGGAATTGATTTTCATTTCCGCTAGTTTTTCAGCTTCATAAAAGTTAGGGGTTAAAACGGTGGCTAACGGAATTAGTTCAGTTTTTAAAGCATCAAATGCTTCTTGTTCTAATAACATAGCACCGTGTTTAGTAACGATTACGGGATCGACCACTAAGGGTCCCCATTCATAATTTTGGTAGTTTTGTGCAACTGCATGAATTAATGCAGAGTCACCTAGCATACCAGTTTTAGCGGCACGGATTTTAAAATCGTCTGCTAAATCTTTAAATTCTTGGTTAATAAAACTGATAGGCATAGCCACGCTATCGTGGATACCAAAGGAATTACCAGCCACACAAGCGGTAATTACTGATGCCCCGTAAGTGTTATGTACAAAGAAAGTATGTAAATCGGCTTGCATTCCAGCACTGCCATCACTATCAGAACCGGCGATGGTTAAAACTTGAGGAAATTCGTTTACCATAATACAACCACCTAACTAAATTAATTTTGAAGTAATTCTATCACAAACTTGTCATTTGTAAACAATATAGATATAATGTTAATGAATAATTCTAATTTGCGTTATGTACCATTTATATATTATAATGGTATTAATTAATTTATAAAGATAGAGAGGAGTTGTCAATAATGAGAGCTTGTCATCCAAATGGTGTTCAAGGACGTCGTCCAATCAACAACAACAAACGTAATAAGAAACAAAGAGAAGTTGCTGACTTACAAAAATTCTTAAAGTCAAAGCCTGCTAAATAATGTTTCAAGGACTCAGTTTACTGAGTCTTTTTTTGTACATAAATAGGTGATTATCCAAAGGAGAAGATCATGGCTAATAAATTTTATGCAGTTAAAAAAGGTAAGAAACCGGGAATTTATTTAACTTGGGATGAAGCTAAGGCACAAGTGAATGGCTTTTCAGGTGCACAATATAAGAGTTTTAAAACTAAATCTGAAGCCGAAGAATTCATGAATCCTAAATCCGCTAAAAAGATGGTTAAATCTGTCGGCAATTCTTCACATATTCAATTATTCTCTGATGGTGGTTCCAGAAATCATGGAAATAAAAAAGGACAACATGTCAAAGATGATGATAAAGCTGCCTGGGCATACTTAATTATCAAAGACGGCAAGAAGAAATCAGACTCCGCTGGTGAATGGGGCGCTACTAACAACAAAATGGAAGTCTTAGGACTAGTTAACGCTCTTCGGTATGTTTTATCGCAAGGGTGGGAAAATGAACCCATTGACGCCATTTTGGACTCTAAATACGTATTGAACTCCATTACCCAACATTGGTTAGCGGGTTGGAAACGTCGTGGTTGGAAGAAAAGCGATGGCACCGTTATTAAAAACAAAGCGGAATTTATGCAATTAGCTGAGTTATTACCTAAGTTTTCCCAACTTTCCTTTAGTTGGACTAAGGGACACGCCATAAATGAGGGTAATAATTTCGTAGATGAATTATTAAATAAGACCATGGATAAAATGACTAAGTCTTCTAACAGTGCTAAGAAAACATCAGCTAAACCTAAAGCAGTTAATAAAACTAGTGCAGTGAAAGAAAAGTCGACACCTAAGCAAGATTCTAAATATGTAGATACTAAAGCTTCCGTATCTGCCATTCGCAAAAATTTAGAACAGCTAGGTCTTTTTGATAAATAATTTCATATGATACAATAATATAGATACATGAAAATCTGAAAGCAGGTAAATTATGACAACAGAACGTGAAAAAATGACGGCCGGAGAACCTTATCAACAATATGATGAAGAACTACAAGCTCGTCGTACTGAAGTAAGAAAGCAACTTAGTGCTATTAATGCGTTGGATGATAACAAGGAACAAAACCGACGCTTAGCTAAATTGCTAGGAGATTCCGGTAAAAATCTATGGATTGAAACGGGAGTAGAATTCGACTATGGTTACAATATCCATGTAGGAGATGATTTCTACGCAAATTATCGTTTAACTTTATTGGATACTTGTCCAATTACCATTGGTGATCACTGCTACTTTGGTCCGGATGTAGGATTATACACACCGGTACACCCCATTGATCCTGATCAACGTCTAGCCGATGTAGAAATGGGTAAACCTATTACTATCGGTAATAACTGCTGGTTAGGTGGTCATGTTACTATCTTGCCAGGGGTAACCCTTGGTAATAACGTGGTAGTAGGTGCTGGCTCCGTAGTCACTAAATCATTTGGCGACAACGTAGTAATTGTAGGTAGCCCTGCTCGCGTAATTAAAACCGTTAAGTAGTAAAAAAGCGATAAGGACGCGATTGCATTAATATTTTACATAAATTTTTATTTGTGTATAATATAATTGAAATGCAAAAATAATTCGAATTTAATTTGTATAACCGTAAAAGCTGTGCAGATGGACATTCGTTATATACGAATCTCTTTTTGTGCAGCTTTTTGTGTTTAATCTCAAGAGGAGGATTACTATTTTTAAAAGTAAAAATATTGACAAGCTCGTCTTTATTCCTACTGTTGTATTATTTTTAGGTGTTTCTATAGCCTTGATTATTGGAGGATCATCTCTTCAAGGATTTTTAAATACCATCTTAAACTGGGTAACCAGTGACATGGGATGGGGTTACATGTGGATTTACGTGTTAAACTTCTTATTCTTTGTTTACTTGATGGTTTCTAAATATGGGAACATTCGTCTTGGTGAGCCTGATGAAAAGCCAGCGTATAAAAGTTTCCAATGGGGTAGCATGGTATTTGCTACTGCGATCGATGCAAGTATTTTAATGTTGAGTATGGTTGACCCACTCCGTTATGTTCAACATCCGGAAGGTTCTATTAAACCATATTCAGTTACAGCATATAATCTTGCACATATGTATGGACAATATGATTGGGGTCCTATGGCTTGGTTGATGTTTGCCGCACCAACTATTGCTATCGGATACATGATGTACAACAAGAAACGTCGTATCCAATCATTAAGTGATGCCATTACTATCTTAGATGGTGATGAGCTTTGGAAAAACATTGTTAAGAAAATAGTTAATGTTTTAGTTGTCTTCGGTATTATGGGTGGGGTTGGTGCCTCAGTCGGACTAGAAATTCCAATTATTTCTAAAGTCTTGAGTTCACTAACCGGACTACCTGATAACCTAGGTATGAAAATGGGATTATTCTCAGTATTATTTGTACTATTTGCGGTTACCGTACTAAAAGGCCTTAATGGTGGTATTGATAAATTGAGTAATGCTCATATTTGGACCGCAATTATTTTCTTAGCAATCGTTTTACTAATCGGTCCAACCGTTTATATTCTAAATTCCGAAACTAACAGTATCGGATTACTAATTCAAAAATTCATTCCTATGAGTATGAATACTGTGCCAAATGGTAATCCAGGAATTGCCCAACAAGAAACTATTTTCTATTGGGGTTGGTGGTTATCATACATGCCATTCATGGGCTTGTTTATCGCCAAAATTTCTCGTGGACGTACCATTCGCCAAGTTATCATGGGAATGTTAACTTATGGTGCTTTAGGTTGTATGAGTTTTTACGCCGTATTGGGTGGTTACTCACTATGGTTACAAAAGACTGGTACTGTAGACCTAACTCATATTCTTAATACACAAGGTCAAGCGGCAGTTATTTCTGCTGTTATTGGAACTTTGCCAATGAAGTATATTATGTTTGCCTTTTACTTCATTTCTTGTTTCATTTTCTTGGCAACTACTATTTCATCTTCGGCCTTTGTTTTATCTTCATTTACCAGTTTGCCACTAGCTCCTGGAAAAGAACCTAGTCGTCTAAACCGTATGACTTGGGTATTTATCTTCATTCTATTTTCCTTTAGTTTAGTTGTGGTAGGTGGATTTAAGACTGTACAGACCTTCTGTACGCTTGCCGGATTCCCATTAATGTTCGTATGTATATTGGTTCTATTATCCATATTTAAGATGATCAAACATGATCCAACAGTTATACGACAACCTCGTCAACCACGACAACATCGTTTACGTCGTCGTAAGAAGAAGGTTATGGTAGAAAGAAAGAGCGATATTAAGGATAAATTAATATTATGGCCCAAGAATACTATTAACAAACATTGATATAAATTATAAGTCGTCATTTACTAATGACGGCTTTTTTTGTGCTAACATAAAAATATAAAACCTATTAGGAGATGAATATAGTTATGAGTCAAAAAGTAATTATTCCTAAGGAATTTACTGATTATTTAAAAGAACAACTAGAAAATGACGGCTTTGAAGTAGCACCAGTTGCTGATGAAACGGCAGCATCCATTCTAGAACACAAGGATGCTGAAGCTATCATTTTAAACGCTACTCCATTTGCCAACGAAACTATGGATCAAATGCCTAACTTAAAAATTGTTGCTAGATTTGGTGTGGGCTATGACAACGTAGATTTACAACACGCTAAAGAAAGAGGTATTTACGTAACTAACACTCCTGGTGGAAATGAAGTTTCAGTTGCTGAAGCTACTGTTAGTGATATCTTGATTTTATCCAAGCACTTATACAACGTTTCCAAGCACATGCGTGAAGGCGATAACCAATTCAGTTTTGACAATCCATCACGTGATTTACGTGGTAAGACTGTGGGTATCGTAGGTTACGGAAACATTGGTCACCAAGTAGCTAAGATGCTTTCTGGATTCGATGTAAAAACTTTAATTTGGAACCGTAGTCCAAGAACTTCAGAATATGGTGAATTTGTATCATGGGATGAATTATTCCAAAAATCTGATTACGTTTCACTTCATTTACCTGCAGTGAAGGGTACTATCGGTTCAGTTAACAAAGACACCTTCAAGATGATGAAGAACTCTGCTTGCTTAATTAACTTTGCTCGTGGAGCGGTAGTTAACCAAGATGACTTAGTAGATGCATTAAAGAACGGTGAAATTGCTGGAGCCGGTCTAGATGTATTTGAAAAAGAACCACTTCCTATGGATAGTGAATTAAGAAAGTTAGATAACGTATTCTTAACTCCACATAGTGCTGGTTTCTCAGTAGAATCATTTGCTAAGATTTCTGATATGTCAGCTACTGATGTTAAACATGTTCTAAACGGTGAAAAACCTGAACATACAGTAAACGGACTATAAAATAAAACCATTAAAAAAAGCTTTCCTGTCAAAGACAAGAAAGCTTTTTTATTTATCTATTAAAGATTATAGTTTGTATTTTTCATCGATGTCGTCATCTTGTGAAGTTAAGATCTTTGGACCATCTTTAGTAATGGCAATAGTGTGTTCGTATTGAGCAGAGTTAGTACCATCAGCAGATACATAGTAAGTCCAGTCATCTTTAGCATCGTAACGATCAGTGATTTCCCAAGTACCTAAGTTAACCATAGGTTCAATGGTAATAGTCATACCTTCCTTTAGACGAAGACCTTGACCTTTTTCACCGTATGCAGGAACGTTTGGCTTTTCGTGCATAGTAGGTTGAATACCGTGACCAATTAGTTCACGAACATCACCCATGTGGTTTTGGTTTTCAATAAAGTCTTGGCAAGCAAAACCAATATCACCTAAACGGTTACCAATAACAGCTTGGTCAATACCACGGTATAATGCTTCGTGGCAAACTTCCATTAACTTTTTGTTTTCTTCGGAAATGTTACCTACAGCATATGTCCAGCATGAATCACTTTCGAAGCCGTCTTTGTTAACAGTCATATCAACTTTAACGACATCGCCGTCCTTTAGACGAAGACCCTTACGTGGAATACCATGAGCTACTTCATCGTTGATAGAAACGCAAGTGGCAAATTTATAGCCGTCAAAACCTTTTTCTGATGGACGGCCACCGTGTTCACGAATGTACTTATCAGCGAATTCTTCAATTTCCCATGTATCCAAACCTGGCTTAATTAATTTACGTAAGCCTTTGTGTACACCGGCTAAAACTTTACCAGATTTAGCCATCATTTCGATTTCGCGTGGTGATTTTAGTGTAATCAAAATAAATTTCTCCTTTTTTGTTTCTATATTCATTGCATACCTATAATTTACTACATTTTATGTCATTTGGCTAATTTAAGAGTGTAATAAAGGGTGTAAAAATAATTGTTTTCTAGTATCATATAAGGTAGAAGTAAATGAGAGGAGAATTATCTTGAGTAAAACTGCAAGAACCAATATTATTTTGGTAATTATTACCATTATTGTGGCATTTTTTGCTGCATTTTTTGCTATTCGTAGTGACCGTTTATTAAGTCATAAATATATGGGTGTGGGTCACAGCGCCAACATTCCAACTTTATATGTACATGGATTAGGTGGATCCCGTCGTTCCACTAACCATTTAGCCACTATCGCATCTCGTGATGGGGGACATCGTACATTAACCGTTATTGTTAAAAAAGACGGTCATATTCAATACAAAGGTAGTTTAAAACCTAACGTTAGAAAACCTATTGTACAAGTAATCTTTCAAAAGAGATATACTCCAGTGGAACAACAAGTTAATTGGTTCCACAAAGTATTGCTTACTTTGAAACATAAATATCATGTACATTCTTACAATGCCGTGGGACATTCTACCGGTGCGGTAACTATTTTAGAAACAGTTTCTAAATACAATCACAAACACGGACACAAGATTCCACGCTTACGTAGATTCGTTTCTATCGCAGGACCATATGATGGTATTTTACGTTTAAACGATATTGCTAACGAAAATTACGTTAACTACAAGGGACAACCAGTTATTTACAAACCTGCTAATAAATGGTTCCCGGCATACAGCACCTTAGTTAAGGATGCTAAGCATTTCCCTAAGGGTGTTTCTGTATTAAACATTTACGGAAATTCCAACCGTCACACTAACTCAGACGGAGTAGTTTCAGTAGCTTCTGCTAAATCACTTAAATATTTAATATACAAGCGCACTAGAAATTATGAAGAAATTCCAGTTTATGGTTACAACGGTCAACACAGTCGTTTACATCATAATATTTTCGTAGATCATATTATTGCCCGTTTCATTTTTGATGAAAACTAATATAAAACAAAATATTTTACTTAATTTAGATAAGAGCATAAAATGTAGCTAGATTATAATGATTCTAAATTAGAAGGTGAATGTAGTGAAGAACTATGATTTAAGCGGAAAACCTTATAATCGTTTTCTGTTCGTATTAGTAATGCTACTAGGTAGTTTTACTATGTCTATTAGTCAATCATCCATTTCTACTGCCTATCCTA
This genomic window contains:
- a CDS encoding BCCT family transporter, whose translation is MPTVVLFLGVSIALIIGGSSLQGFLNTILNWVTSDMGWGYMWIYVLNFLFFVYLMVSKYGNIRLGEPDEKPAYKSFQWGSMVFATAIDASILMLSMVDPLRYVQHPEGSIKPYSVTAYNLAHMYGQYDWGPMAWLMFAAPTIAIGYMMYNKKRRIQSLSDAITILDGDELWKNIVKKIVNVLVVFGIMGGVGASVGLEIPIISKVLSSLTGLPDNLGMKMGLFSVLFVLFAVTVLKGLNGGIDKLSNAHIWTAIIFLAIVLLIGPTVYILNSETNSIGLLIQKFIPMSMNTVPNGNPGIAQQETIFYWGWWLSYMPFMGLFIAKISRGRTIRQVIMGMLTYGALGCMSFYAVLGGYSLWLQKTGTVDLTHILNTQGQAAVISAVIGTLPMKYIMFAFYFISCFIFLATTISSSAFVLSSFTSLPLAPGKEPSRLNRMTWVFIFILFSFSLVVVGGFKTVQTFCTLAGFPLMFVCILVLLSIFKMIKHDPTVIRQPRQPRQHRLRRRKKKVMVERKSDIKDKLILWPKNTINKH
- a CDS encoding 2-hydroxyacid dehydrogenase yields the protein MSQKVIIPKEFTDYLKEQLENDGFEVAPVADETAASILEHKDAEAIILNATPFANETMDQMPNLKIVARFGVGYDNVDLQHAKERGIYVTNTPGGNEVSVAEATVSDILILSKHLYNVSKHMREGDNQFSFDNPSRDLRGKTVGIVGYGNIGHQVAKMLSGFDVKTLIWNRSPRTSEYGEFVSWDELFQKSDYVSLHLPAVKGTIGSVNKDTFKMMKNSACLINFARGAVVNQDDLVDALKNGEIAGAGLDVFEKEPLPMDSELRKLDNVFLTPHSAGFSVESFAKISDMSATDVKHVLNGEKPEHTVNGL
- the pgmB gene encoding beta-phosphoglucomutase yields the protein MKFTDIRGFILDLDGVISNTSVLHSRAWQQIAHKVETPWHPKLSEELKGVGRMDSLNLILRRGRRRVKYSLEDKVRLTEEKNKLYIELVNKMTPDDILPGIKKFLDSLKANHYPIALASASRNAPLVLEKLQLTDYFDQIVDPAKLRKGKPDPEIFATGAKLLGLLPEECIGIEDSAVGITAINAAGETSIGIGARHVLRDAHINFADTRDLTLENIKKRL
- a CDS encoding ribonuclease H family protein, giving the protein MANKFYAVKKGKKPGIYLTWDEAKAQVNGFSGAQYKSFKTKSEAEEFMNPKSAKKMVKSVGNSSHIQLFSDGGSRNHGNKKGQHVKDDDKAAWAYLIIKDGKKKSDSAGEWGATNNKMEVLGLVNALRYVLSQGWENEPIDAILDSKYVLNSITQHWLAGWKRRGWKKSDGTVIKNKAEFMQLAELLPKFSQLSFSWTKGHAINEGNNFVDELLNKTMDKMTKSSNSAKKTSAKPKAVNKTSAVKEKSTPKQDSKYVDTKASVSAIRKNLEQLGLFDK
- a CDS encoding alpha/beta hydrolase, with the translated sequence MSKTARTNIILVIITIIVAFFAAFFAIRSDRLLSHKYMGVGHSANIPTLYVHGLGGSRRSTNHLATIASRDGGHRTLTVIVKKDGHIQYKGSLKPNVRKPIVQVIFQKRYTPVEQQVNWFHKVLLTLKHKYHVHSYNAVGHSTGAVTILETVSKYNHKHGHKIPRLRRFVSIAGPYDGILRLNDIANENYVNYKGQPVIYKPANKWFPAYSTLVKDAKHFPKGVSVLNIYGNSNRHTNSDGVVSVASAKSLKYLIYKRTRNYEEIPVYGYNGQHSRLHHNIFVDHIIARFIFDEN
- a CDS encoding sugar O-acetyltransferase codes for the protein MTTEREKMTAGEPYQQYDEELQARRTEVRKQLSAINALDDNKEQNRRLAKLLGDSGKNLWIETGVEFDYGYNIHVGDDFYANYRLTLLDTCPITIGDHCYFGPDVGLYTPVHPIDPDQRLADVEMGKPITIGNNCWLGGHVTILPGVTLGNNVVVGAGSVVTKSFGDNVVIVGSPARVIKTVK
- the map gene encoding type I methionyl aminopeptidase translates to MITLKSPREIEMMAKSGKVLAGVHKGLRKLIKPGLDTWEIEEFADKYIREHGGRPSEKGFDGYKFATCVSINDEVAHGIPRKGLRLKDGDVVKVDMTVNKDGFESDSCWTYAVGNISEENKKLMEVCHEALYRGIDQAVIGNRLGDIGFACQDFIENQNHMGDVRELIGHGIQPTMHEKPNVPAYGEKGQGLRLKEGMTITIEPMVNLGTWEITDRYDAKDDWTYYVSADGTNSAQYEHTIAITKDGPKILTSQDDDIDEKYKL
- a CDS encoding glycoside hydrolase family 65 protein; its protein translation is MMKEIKLRLTDVNACNISNLESIFSLANGHVGIRATNPITSDSLAGTLVNGYFEYSPIVYGEVAANYPKRNETIVSLPNLRKIKVMDEKHREFKSARLVDINLDLLSGQLSETYELWNVDKQQINMQVTSYIDQEDVQFFGIQYTFIPISYSSYIYVDKRFSLDEDAQHKIAMKIDDPRKTRKIASIQRQIVTKTRYRQTIMVDTAESNQKIYLTVYSYKNDQPLLSKLTLNKSQTVTYQYNVSQKNTLLDKRQIDWDLIKSHSIEFWQQVWQNSEVSITGNDELNLALHFNIFQLNQSTGRDGKTNIAAKGLSGPGYEGHTFWDTEMYMISYYIYSQPEIAKKLLMYRYNTLDFARNRARQLGVNEGALFAWRSINGEETSAYYPASTAAYHLDGDIAYAIGNYYEATHDDDFLAQYGFEMLLETARFWRRFGCWVNKRDYQQFEFHTVTGPDEYTVMVDNNYFTNRMAQHNLRLAYRLGKRLSEINPRRFAKFNVSTEEMDDFVKIADHIYFPFSDKFQINAQDDTFFSKAIWPFSHTPRDKYPLLLHYHPLTIYRYQVNKQADTLLADLLFPETITAEQLKREYDYYESITTHDSSLSRSIFSTLAARMGYMNKAYDYFLDTVRMDLTDLQGNTEDGLHLANLGGSWMSVVQGFAGMQVTPQGVLKLIPHLPKEWEGFNFRMVFHNRLLNINISGNQTTISLLDGKPMNVLVNDKSYHLEKILKILTKR
- the thiD gene encoding bifunctional hydroxymethylpyrimidine kinase/phosphomethylpyrimidine kinase, which encodes MVNEFPQVLTIAGSDSDGSAGMQADLHTFFVHNTYGASVITACVAGNSFGIHDSVAMPISFINQEFKDLADDFKIRAAKTGMLGDSALIHAVAQNYQNYEWGPLVVDPVIVTKHGAMLLEQEAFDALKTELIPLATVLTPNFYEAEKLAEMKINSDDDVKTAAKKLQKLGAKNIIIKGKHIAGETEKVRDYILLESGKDFWIDGPFYSTTHKNGTGDSLSAAITAELGKGASVEDAIRTADDYVDKAIKNEIAVGHKFGPINHWAR